One Prosthecobacter debontii DNA segment encodes these proteins:
- a CDS encoding VOC family protein, producing the protein MMPPTIRLNLVVVRVADLERAQKFYEGLGLQFVRHRHGQGPEHLSAEIGDAVFELYPGSCNRRQEASCRS; encoded by the coding sequence ATGATGCCTCCTACTATCCGCCTTAATCTTGTCGTTGTGCGTGTTGCCGATCTAGAGCGCGCTCAGAAGTTTTATGAAGGACTGGGTTTGCAGTTTGTGAGGCATCGGCATGGCCAGGGACCGGAGCATCTGTCTGCTGAAATCGGCGATGCAGTATTCGAGCTTTATCCGGGATCATGCAATAGAAGACAAGAGGCGAGCTGTAGA